From the genome of Salvia splendens isolate huo1 chromosome 7, SspV2, whole genome shotgun sequence:
GGATGCCACTTTTTGTGTTTTGCTCCAAGAGGCGAACTAAAGAGAGAAAGATCTCCATCCTTGTCACATTCCTATTAGCCTGTTGAAGAGTGCATGATTAAGTAAAAAGATCAAAACAAGACCAACTATTGAGAACCAAAGATTTGACTTCTTTCCACAAAATAACTTTAATAGATAAAATCCATTGGTATATTTATTCCTCACAAGCATTACCTCAACAGCAAAGCGTGCCCAGATCTTATCGTTCCTAGTGTCCATGAGCCCCTTCAGAATGGTTAACCCCATTCCCCTAATAACATCAGCTATATCCAGAAACAAACCTCTTTCTTCACAGAGCATCTGCCACAAATACAGAAAACAATGAGAAAAGAAGAAAACTCGCTTATAGAGTGGCAAGTTTTATATAAAAGAAAGGCAGGCAGCTGCAATCTGTTTGCAGGCATCAAGAGTATTACCTCCACAAGCATTTGATGGGGCTGATTTAGATCCTCAACGATGATAGGGCACACCATAGATTGCGATCCTACTTCATATGCCCATGTTGCTCCCCCAAGATTATCTTTCAAAACTAAACCACCATCCTTGCTTATAATCTGAAAGTCCCAACAGAAGACGAAAATGAGATTTCATGTTTATTCGACTGTCATGAATCGCATATTGAAGCTATTATATTTGACAACATTTATGAAATAATCTATACAAAGGCGTAACATCAGCAGTTCTGAATTCTATCTCATTACAATTTGCACATATATTGCACAGTAGGCGAAGAAAAGGTTCATTTTGCACCTTTGAATCTGCATTTTGCTTGAGCTTGTCTGCATGCTTTGTGACACTTTGCAAGAAGAGCATATGTTTGATAGTACGTTCCAGAAGTGCATCGATGCTACACTGTTAACATAACAAAGATATGCATATAAGTGCCATAATCAAAGTGATGAAGTGCTTTATCACAACATGAAATCAATGCGTGTGTATAAATTATTGGCAAGTTATGCATCACCTTAACTCCATTAGGCACAATTTCCCTTAGCTCCTTTACACGATCCTGGATCATTTGACGGTCTTTGGGCCTTGGTCTCGGATTCTCACCTGGCTTAAGCCTCTTACGATTTGTTTTGTTCGGTTCATGTGGTTTTGTAGAATATCCAGTAGGGACACTGTTACTCTGTCTTATATTATGACCTCTTCCGTTCCATGGGTCATAAACGGAACCACTCTGGCCATAGATTCCAGAATCTTCTTTCAAAGACGCTCCTGTCAGTGAGGAAGAGCAAATTATGCCAGCCTTGGCTGTACATTTTGGCATGCCCAATAAATCTCCATCCACATTATCAGAAACACCAATACTCTCACATGGAAGCAAAGCTTTCGAAGCCGACAAGCCACTTGTATCATTCATACTCATGCTACAAGAAATACCGTCGTCCAAGCTCTGCTTCAGGCAGGGATGAGCCTTAGAGACCACAGCATCCAAGAGATGGCGAATTCCAGGGAAAGCAAAGACCCCACTATCTGACTTTCCTTGACTAGAAGAATATATGTTGGGATAAGCCAGAATATTTTTAGATGGAGGACTACTTGTATCAGAGTTATGTGTGGTTGTGGCTGTTTGATCACTCAAAAAAATTTTCCCGCCACTAACAAACCATCTATCCTTAAACTCAGCACCCAAAATATCGAACAAGTCATCCCCAGATTGATGTTTGAAGCATGCATCATATTTGGGCCTATTTACTGGATCACGCTGACGTTCAGTGTTCAGCTTTGCATCATCCCCAGCAAAACCTGAATTTGTTTTTACTTCGGAGACCTGAATGCCAGGTAGAACAGGTTTGACAAGATGGCCTTCACTTACATTGTCTGACAATTTTTTTGGTTCCGTGCATTGTATGGCAGCATGGGACAAAGTAGAGGAACTGCAGAATGATAAATCTTCGGTGGACCTTGTGACGTTCAGAGGAGAATATTGGTTCATCTGTGCAATTGAATTTGAAGGGGTGACTTCAGCCTTAGCCAGTCCATTCATAAATTGGTTCGGAAAGGAAAAGGCTGACATGTTTCCTTCCTCATGGCACTCATACAGCTTGTTGTAAAACGAGCTTGAGTTTGAAGCTTGAAAAGCTGCAATACTGGACTGCATCTGATTTTGGACTTCTCCCGCGAAGTGAAAAGGTATATGACTATTGGATGCAGAAGTCTGGGCTGAGCAGCCAGCGTAGTTTAAATTGTGAGCAAAGAAAGAAGACGCATCGATCATATTTGATTCAAGAGGCGATTCCTTTGGAGCAAGTTCGCTTGATTCATTGTTGGCAGATTGCAGGGCACCAGGTACACTTCCTAGCTCAGCAATTAATGACATCACACCATTGACGAATCCTATATCCTCAGCGATCTGAGACAATAAATACAACCACATTGTCAATTAAAAGGCATCAAGACAGCCTAAGAACATCACATTACATAAGCGGGATAAAATAGCAACTGGCTCCAGATAACAGCAACTATTCTGTAAACGAGacaagaaaataacaaaaaagaaACATTACAAAAACATATATTGCTTCTATTCAGGTATCTAGACGTTAATATTAGCGACTGGAAATAGCCAAACAGAGGATAAGCATACACCAATTTTTTATCTACTAAACAATGTCCTTGCTGCCATAGTTCTACGTGAATAACGACAAAACTGCACAGTGACTTACAGGCAAGTATGAACCAAACTGAGCTACACCATGAGGAAGAATGGGAATGACTGCAACCGTCTGATCAAGGGAATATATTGGAATTAGTTAGATAAGAATATCCTGGTTAATTTACACTAAGATAGTCATAAACATATAAATCTTTCAACCTGCATGCCAGCTGAGAACTGTAGGCAAACGTCCTTCAGAACCTAAAAGGCCAAACAAACGATAAAATGATTACTCCCTGTTTCCATCTGAGAAGTCTATAAATAATCAAATAGTACTATCTTTTGAAGCACCTAGGGCAACTAGAAAGAGCTTATAAGCAAGCCAAACTGAACAGCTAACAAATACACATAGGTTTGGCTTTATACGAAAGAAGTACTGCAACTGTGACAGTTTAAATTGCGTGCTTATTTGGTTAAGGTTAAAAATACAAACAGAAATGTGGCAACACATAGCTCACTGTCACATTTCAATAATTGATGACAGTCAAGTATGAAGAGAGAGGGGCATGTAGCATCATACCTCTGGTGGATGGGTTTCTCTATAATAGTTTTCAGATAGTATCCACTGATGATTACCAGTAAATGCCACTCTTCCAACCAAtctaagaaagaaaaaaaatcacatcaGTGACTTATATGTGGAAAGAATTACTCACAATTAGGCGCTATATTCTTCTTACCCTTCTCCTACAACATTAATATGATTGTCTGCCATCATCTTGTTAACAAGCAAATGTACCCTGTTCCCTACTGGTACACCATGTTGTAAATTCGAAGTTTCACTTGAAGCCGAACAAGCATTGTGATCTCGATAAGGAATTTTTGAAATCCCATTTCCAGAAATCCAGGGACGTCCATAACAAGGTGTGGGTTTATAATAACAGTCTTCCCATATTAAAAGACTGCAAAACCAAATTCAACTCATTACGAACAAGGCAATTAGAATACAAACCGAACACGTTGTGCAAGAGTTCAGAAAAAGGAAACACAATCTAGGATACAGGAAAGTTTTGGACAATAAGTTAAGTACATATAGATACAAACAAGAATGCCAACATCAGAAATGAAGCACCGGATATCATAATAGTATTAGAAAAAGCTCCATCAGATTAAAACAAATTATCCTACCACTAAGATTCTCTAGGACAAATTAAAATGGACAGACCAGAAAACTCCAAAACCTAGAGAAAAAACAAAGAAATGAGATAAAGCAAAAGGGGAAAAGAAACAAAGAACGTAACCTTAAATCTATATCATGTCAAATCAAATCTTCTAAACCAATAAATCTGGCATCTTTAGTCACATACCAACAAATAATTGAAGATAAAACTTAGTACTAGTATACTGTTGCGTTCAACAAAAGTAAAGAAGACAAAAGTTGAAATAATTCATGGGGGTTCAAAATTCCGGGAAGAGTGAGATTGCAGAACCAACAACAACTTAAGAAAAGTACACATTAAACAGTACCAGAAATGCAGAAAATCCAACTAAAATCCTATCATTAAGAAAAATTGGGAAAATCCCAGCAACCAAGTAACAAGATTGAGGAGTACTGCTATAAAActtaacttttttctctcttttttgtcATCAGAACTTAACATACACATCCACACAAGAGAAAGGAAAGAATAAATATCTCAAGTTGAGCAAACTTACTTGGGATTTTGGGAACCAGTCTTCCAAAAGACAGCGTAGGACCAATGGTTGACGCCACAAAGAGTCTTTAAAGCCTCTTTGAACAAGTAGCCCATTGTAGCTGTTTAGCAGAATATGAATATTCTCAATGTAGAAATAGATAGTAGTAATATACCCAAAGATTCAGTTTTGAAGGAATGGCAAAAGATTATTCCCCCAAAAGTGAAAGCACAGCAGCCTAACTCCCTCTGCAAGAGCCGCGCCCTGCCTGTTTTGCTCTCAAACCGCCGCTCCTTTTCCTCAATGGATCCAAATTCTCAACTACCAAGAAGCTCCTGCAGTCCATTCCtcggagagagaaagagagggaatGAAGGAAGGGAAAGAGAGAATCGGGGCTGAAAAAAGATTGAAACTTGGGAAAGTCTACACTATCCCACAAGCTTTGAGTTCGCAATTGAAGACAACAACTTTCTCCATCctaaaaaaaatgcaatcttGCGATATGGGAATTGCTGAAATGTGAATGCTGGAGGTTGGAGAAGTGGGGGGAGGTGTCGGGGTGGGAGAATTCTTGTTTTTGTGGGAGGAAAGTGTGAATGATGCTTCTGCAGCTGCTGCTTTtgctttacttttttttcttgcaCAGATGCAGAGGAGAGGAGTCGATGGTGACTCAGCAAATATGCTTCTTCAAACAGGTCGCTACGTTTGGCTGGAATTGCAATTTATGCCACTTTGACAAGATCGATTCTTACCACCAAATTGcaattactttttcccttctaTAATTAAATACTgtaataatcaaaatttaatactactagtacatGTAATAAGAAAAGTGGAGGGGGTGTCAGCTTTTTCTGatattactcaataattttGAGGGTGTTGTTTGGGGACCAAGAAAGAATCTTGGAATTGGTTTAGTCAATAACTGTCATTTGAATTAAATTAGtacagtaaaaaaaaagaaattcaaattaattttaaaaatgaaatgcaatAAACACCGCTTTCAAATAAGTTTATAAAGATCTGCGAATTAACAGTTTGGGGTTAGGGGGTTTGGATTTCCATTCTTGAATGTTGTTGAGGAATGATTATGACGGTGTTTATAGTCACTCAAAATTTTGGATCACTTTTGTTTCAAACATCTTTTTATTTGGTTTATAGTTATGGAGAAATGGAGCAACATCAGTGTCGTGTTGTTCGAGTATGATCACTCTAACCTAGCAGTAGGTCGCCGGTGGTACGAATAGCAATGGTGGATGAAATAATTGCAAAAATTTCaaactttgtgatttattttttagattttgaaTTAGACATACCAAAATTAGACAAACTTTCATGATTGAATCGACAATTTTCCGTATTATAATATCAGAAATGAAAAATTGAGATAATTTACATAAGTTCCAAGGTTTATCACTTTTCTTAAATACACATTTAGCGTTGAAAATGTCGCTATGTGGAATAGGGTTAGGCTTTCATATACCCTCCCGCGGCTGTTGATTTTTAGGGCCAATTATCGACATGAAACATTTTGTTTTGGTATTAGGATGTTAGGATTTAAAAATTGTTagattcttttaaaaaaaaaaattaaaggccGAGATATTAACTAACCAAACTTGTAGGCTTGGATTGATGATGAATAGGCACAATTACAATTAAAACCGATGGTGGGGATGATGGTCGCCTTAGGGTATCCACAGTGGtgatagcccagccatagcccagccacaaactccttctgccacatcatcaatactaaaaatcctcctgccacatcagaaatagcccagccatagtctagtcatatcataaatagcccaaccacatcaatagccacatcactaataacacaatatacggaatttaatttacgagacatatacgggaaacattaataatactattttaattttaaaaaaagtacaataaattaaaaaagtacaataaatttaaaaaagtactaaaattttaaaaaagtacattaacaataaaaattacattaaaaaaaagtagattacttaaaaaaaatcactcggtGGCTCCCTCgattaatacaagtggtgcgaatgaaaatgaagtgcaaatcgcgtatatatagtgtctcgaaaatttaaaaaaaaaacaaaaaaaccgctgggcgatgcgttgggcgatcccgacgctgcaatggcgccgagcggatcgcccagcgcccgtcgaccgcctagcgctaggcgatttttaattccgaaaaaccgctcggcggttttcggaagctgcaatggttcgcctagcgaccgcctagcgccagcgctcggctaggcggtgcgctaggcgccattgtggatagcctTATAGCAATTTATTGCCTTGTCTCTCCAAACAAAAGGAGACAATCTTATTCCCAAAACTAACTACCTaatgttaaattctctaaattctgtcctacatcgacttggtgaagatccaatctaatctatataagtgtggataaccctcccccttatgaggccttttaaggggtgagtggctcatttctaatacCTAACAAAAAATGTGAAAATCAAATATACTGCCTGCAGGTGGAGCAAAAAGATGCAGACAGTATGACCACCAAATGCAGAGCATGATAACTACTGCGTTCGAGCAGGCGGCTGAGACGGGATCTTGAAGACGATCTTGAAGCAATGAAGGGGCTGAGCAAGAGCAAGAGCTTGGGCGACGAGGGAGGCTCGGAGCTGTCGAGGCTGAGGTTCGTGGATCGGCAGCAGGTAGGGAATGCGTGGAGATCTCGCAAAGAGGTCTACCTGAGAGAGCGGTGTCGCTGCTTCGGGCTTGGCTGTTTCAACACTTTCTTCATCCGTAATTACttgctttaattaattttgagttTGATTAATGGTTAGTgttaattaagttaatttgtgCTGTGTGAATATTGTAGGTACCCTAAAAACTCAGATAAGCGAATTCTGGCTAAGCAAACAGGGCTTACCAGGCAGGAGTCAGGTATGTTAATACcggcaatttttatttttattttttatggtaAACAAGAAATTTAAGTAATACTATAATGGAGTTATTAGGGATTAATTATGTTATTGTTGATTAAAAAGATAATTTTATGTGaagatatatattaattatttaattgtacgACAAGCTGTACATACAGTTTATTAAATTCATTAAAAGAATGTGGcaaacttgagatctattctagacaagattacatcaTACAAATATAGAAGttctatctttatttcatcaaactttttcttcttctttttttttgaaaagacctcAA
Proteins encoded in this window:
- the LOC121741923 gene encoding transcription factor LHW-like, translated to MGYLFKEALKTLCGVNHWSYAVFWKTGSQNPNLLIWEDCYYKPTPCYGRPWISGNGISKIPYRDHNACSASSETSNLQHGVPVGNRVHLLVNKMMADNHINVVGEGLVGRVAFTGNHQWILSENYYRETHPPEVLKDVCLQFSAGMQTVAVIPILPHGVAQFGSYLPIAEDIGFVNGVMSLIAELGSVPGALQSANNESSELAPKESPLESNMIDASSFFAHNLNYAGCSAQTSASNSHIPFHFAGEVQNQMQSSIAAFQASNSSSFYNKLYECHEEGNMSAFSFPNQFMNGLAKAEVTPSNSIAQMNQYSPLNVTRSTEDLSFCSSSTLSHAAIQCTEPKKLSDNVSEGHLVKPVLPGIQVSEVKTNSGFAGDDAKLNTERQRDPVNRPKYDACFKHQSGDDLFDILGAEFKDRWFVSGGKIFLSDQTATTTHNSDTSSPPSKNILAYPNIYSSSQGKSDSGVFAFPGIRHLLDAVVSKAHPCLKQSLDDGISCSMSMNDTSGLSASKALLPCESIGVSDNVDGDLLGMPKCTAKAGIICSSSLTGASLKEDSGIYGQSGSVYDPWNGRGHNIRQSNSVPTGYSTKPHEPNKTNRKRLKPGENPRPRPKDRQMIQDRVKELREIVPNGVKCSIDALLERTIKHMLFLQSVTKHADKLKQNADSKIISKDGGLVLKDNLGGATWAYEVGSQSMVCPIIVEDLNQPHQMLVEMLCEERGLFLDIADVIRGMGLTILKGLMDTRNDKIWARFAVEANRNVTRMEIFLSLVRLLEQNTKSGIPQSNNAMVQEAREVSSVPASGGLVC